A single window of Bufo bufo chromosome 10, aBufBuf1.1, whole genome shotgun sequence DNA harbors:
- the LOC120980347 gene encoding interferon-induced transmembrane protein 5-like produces MDTSYPREDIFTTHPNKPDNAHTVVDIGAPITPRDHLLWSLCNTVYLNLFCLGFMALVYSVKARDQRVQGNELGARRYGQKARCYNILATVWNIALPALVMALVITGIVHLSQVVNASLELFSLRGYLDNTDDDSN; encoded by the exons ATGGACACCTCCTACCCCCGTGAAGATATTTTCACCACCCACCCCAACAAGCCAGATAATGCCCATACTGTTGTCGATATTGGAGCCCCCATAACTCCCAGAGATCATCTTCTCTGGTCCTTGTGTAATACCGTGTACCTGAACCTCTTCTGTCTTGGCTTCATGGCTTTGGTCTACTCTGTCAAG GCGCGAGACCAGAGGGTGCAGGGGAACGAGCTGGGCGCTCGACGGTATGGTCAGAAGGCTCGATGCTACAATATCCTGGCCACGGTGTGGAACATTGCTCTCCCCGCTTTGGTCATGGCTCTGGTGATCACAGGCATTGTGCACCTGTCACAGGTGGTAAATGCTTCCCTTGAACTCTTCAGCCTTCGAGGCTACTTGGACAATACAGATGACGACAGTAATTGA